The proteins below are encoded in one region of Sulfolobus sp. A20:
- a CDS encoding xanthine dehydrogenase family protein molybdopterin-binding subunit, whose amino-acid sequence MPTHYIEGFRSVRGAGEYISDIPSPQGTLFMAIYRSYSPHGKIKKVDVSDVYKHGGIAYTNQDILKVIKNPFPLGVSANISYYPVAKDKVRYIGEPIAVVLADDPYKAIDLLDYVNVDIEPLKPVITIREALEGKVLVHEELGTNVVAHRRMTFGNVEEAFREADVIIKNEFKVARHSALPLETYGVLAYMNDNLNIIANIQGPLLQAYFISRALGIPETQIRITTPRDIGGSFGIKYSLYPYVTLASVASILSHHPVRWNETRTESFIASSSNADREGYVEIASNRDGRIRGIRYVFYEDVGAYPRPPEPGALFRVQGNLNGAYDVRNIEADYTVVLTNKSPTGLNRGYGAPQFYLALETSIDKLAEELKIDPLELRKRNLIRSFDRQINGYYFYETASGGLYPKQDYERVVKELEEEYRKFKKEEPYIGVGISIFVEPSGTNLGYVDLAIEGSKRRHKHSAHGDYVIMSVNYDGSISVFVNDTNEGLGHETVITEIVAKEFGIDPSRVKVETRINTSMPWTLASGSYSSRFSPIVMSGVIKACQELKEKMSELAKRYLEAKEVGFSDGKFYDKENPNKSVDIKTLASSFHWDPYSNQGNLSVVTFYSYPFLKPAEGDKINSSLGYAIQAHLGIVKVDPITYDVKILKYVIIHDVGKILKKELLEGQTIGSLFHGIAETLYERLTYDEEGNPLVTTFDAYETPTLSEALDIEVIMKHFESQIDYIPSGALGGGEGPMMGVLATIINAISNALGRRIKSEVPITPEKLMEVMK is encoded by the coding sequence ATGCCAACTCATTATATCGAGGGTTTTAGATCAGTAAGGGGCGCTGGAGAGTACATTTCTGACATTCCTAGTCCTCAAGGCACTCTATTCATGGCAATTTATAGGAGTTATTCCCCCCACGGGAAAATAAAAAAGGTGGACGTAAGTGACGTATATAAGCATGGCGGTATTGCTTACACTAACCAAGATATACTCAAGGTAATTAAGAACCCTTTCCCTCTTGGTGTTTCAGCAAATATATCTTATTATCCAGTAGCTAAGGATAAGGTCAGATACATTGGAGAACCTATAGCAGTAGTATTAGCTGATGATCCGTACAAGGCAATAGACTTACTGGATTACGTTAATGTAGATATTGAGCCATTAAAGCCAGTTATTACGATTAGAGAAGCGTTAGAAGGGAAGGTATTAGTTCATGAAGAGTTAGGTACTAACGTAGTAGCTCATAGGAGAATGACATTTGGAAATGTGGAAGAGGCATTTAGAGAAGCTGATGTCATAATTAAAAATGAATTCAAAGTAGCTAGACATTCCGCATTACCATTGGAGACTTATGGAGTATTAGCTTATATGAACGATAACTTAAACATTATTGCAAACATTCAAGGACCTTTGTTACAAGCTTATTTTATAAGTAGAGCATTAGGCATTCCAGAAACACAAATCAGAATAACTACTCCGAGGGATATTGGAGGAAGTTTTGGTATTAAGTACTCTTTGTATCCATACGTTACGTTAGCCTCAGTTGCCTCGATACTCTCTCATCACCCTGTTAGGTGGAATGAAACCAGAACTGAGAGTTTTATAGCTTCCTCATCTAATGCAGATAGAGAAGGCTATGTAGAAATAGCTTCTAATAGAGATGGAAGAATAAGGGGGATAAGATACGTATTTTATGAAGACGTTGGGGCTTATCCTAGACCTCCAGAACCTGGAGCATTGTTTAGAGTTCAAGGTAACTTAAATGGTGCGTACGATGTGAGAAACATTGAAGCAGATTACACTGTAGTTTTAACTAATAAATCCCCGACGGGCTTAAATAGAGGTTATGGTGCTCCCCAATTTTACCTCGCATTAGAAACTAGTATAGATAAATTAGCAGAAGAGTTAAAGATAGATCCATTAGAATTAAGGAAAAGAAATCTGATAAGGAGTTTTGATAGACAAATTAATGGATATTATTTCTACGAAACTGCCTCTGGAGGGCTTTACCCAAAACAAGACTATGAAAGAGTAGTTAAGGAATTAGAGGAGGAGTATAGAAAGTTTAAGAAGGAGGAACCTTATATAGGCGTAGGAATTAGTATATTCGTTGAGCCAAGTGGTACTAATTTAGGTTACGTTGATCTAGCAATTGAGGGCTCTAAGAGAAGACATAAGCATTCAGCCCATGGAGATTACGTAATAATGAGCGTAAATTATGACGGTTCAATAAGCGTTTTCGTCAATGATACAAATGAGGGCTTGGGTCACGAAACAGTAATAACTGAAATAGTCGCTAAGGAATTCGGTATTGACCCCTCTAGAGTGAAAGTCGAGACGAGGATAAATACATCCATGCCATGGACCTTAGCTAGTGGAAGTTACTCGAGTAGATTCTCTCCTATCGTGATGAGTGGAGTAATTAAGGCTTGTCAAGAGCTTAAAGAAAAAATGAGCGAATTAGCTAAGAGATACTTAGAGGCAAAGGAGGTAGGATTCTCTGACGGCAAGTTTTATGATAAGGAGAATCCCAACAAAAGTGTAGATATAAAGACTTTAGCCTCTTCCTTCCACTGGGATCCATACTCTAACCAAGGTAATTTATCAGTAGTAACGTTTTATTCATATCCTTTCTTGAAACCAGCAGAAGGAGATAAGATAAACTCATCTCTAGGATATGCAATTCAAGCGCATCTAGGAATAGTTAAGGTCGATCCTATTACTTATGACGTTAAAATACTAAAATATGTAATAATACATGATGTGGGGAAAATATTAAAGAAGGAATTATTAGAGGGACAGACTATTGGAAGTCTATTTCATGGCATAGCAGAGACACTATATGAAAGATTAACTTACGATGAAGAAGGAAATCCTTTAGTAACAACCTTTGATGCTTATGAGACTCCAACACTTTCAGAAGCATTAGATATCGAGGTGATTATGAAGCACTTCGAAAGCCAAATTGACTACATACCTTCAGGTGCTTTAGGAGGTGGAGAAGGTCCTATGATGGGAGTTTTAGCAACCATAATTAATGCGATTTCTAATGCATTAGGAAGGAGAATAAAAAGTGAAGTTCCCATAACTCCAGAAAAGTTAATGGAAGTGATGAAATAA
- a CDS encoding AMP-binding protein, which translates to MNNYEIDIRALNFKNYDELIRSFSLNVPSKFNIGYSILDKNVPKNGEKIAVYYSDESSKKDSVTFSKLKNLSDSLGNALVKDLGIKRGDRVAIYLQPRIETIITLLTIYRVGAIALSISPLMGTEAVEYRLKHSEAKVIFMEGNRTDVRNKIKNIESLNHIIVVEGEANATKEIEFWDLIKSSSKGFEVAETNSEEPAQLFYTSGTTGPPKGVLHAHRFVLGHIPTFQLYFELAPKEEDVFWTPADWGWIGAIGDVILPSLYFGKPLVAYKREGKFSPEEAMRIMEDYRVTCAFIPPTALRIIKNKISPKEYDLKLRAISSAGEAVGEDLIKWGMSEFNVPINEFYGCTEANLVTTNNSLWLRIGSLGKSSPGHLVDVIDEEGNSLPPHKVGEIAVRIGDPSLFLGYWENEEATRKKFRGIWFLIGDLGYKDENGYLWFKGRADDVIKVSGYRIGPEEIESVILQHPAVKEVAVIGKPDPVRGHIIKAFIVLKENVDEKNIDKDIQEFVKRRLASYAYPREIEFVKELPRTETGKIKRHVLRERESKR; encoded by the coding sequence ATGAATAATTATGAAATAGACATACGCGCGCTAAACTTCAAAAATTATGATGAATTAATTCGAAGTTTCTCACTCAACGTACCTTCAAAGTTTAACATAGGCTATTCAATATTAGATAAGAACGTTCCTAAAAACGGTGAGAAAATAGCAGTATATTACTCTGATGAAAGCAGTAAAAAGGATAGTGTAACCTTTTCCAAACTAAAGAACCTATCAGATTCATTAGGAAATGCGCTAGTTAAGGACTTAGGAATAAAGAGAGGAGATAGAGTAGCAATATATTTACAGCCTAGAATAGAGACTATAATAACACTTCTAACCATCTATAGGGTAGGTGCTATAGCATTATCAATCTCTCCGTTAATGGGTACTGAAGCTGTAGAATATAGACTAAAGCATAGTGAAGCTAAAGTCATATTTATGGAGGGTAATAGAACTGATGTTAGAAATAAAATAAAGAATATAGAATCACTTAATCATATAATCGTAGTTGAAGGGGAAGCTAATGCTACTAAGGAAATTGAATTTTGGGATTTAATAAAATCTTCATCTAAAGGTTTTGAGGTAGCTGAAACCAATAGTGAGGAACCAGCTCAACTATTTTACACCTCAGGGACTACTGGTCCTCCTAAAGGAGTATTACATGCACATAGATTTGTCCTAGGGCATATACCTACTTTTCAATTATACTTTGAACTAGCACCAAAAGAAGAGGATGTCTTTTGGACTCCTGCTGATTGGGGATGGATTGGAGCAATAGGAGACGTTATACTTCCATCCCTATACTTTGGGAAACCATTAGTAGCCTACAAGAGGGAAGGTAAGTTTTCCCCTGAGGAGGCAATGAGAATCATGGAAGACTACCGAGTTACTTGTGCCTTCATACCTCCTACTGCATTAAGAATAATAAAAAATAAAATTTCTCCCAAGGAGTATGATCTCAAACTGAGAGCTATCAGTTCCGCTGGAGAAGCTGTGGGAGAAGATCTGATAAAGTGGGGTATGAGCGAATTTAATGTACCCATAAATGAATTTTACGGTTGCACTGAAGCGAACTTAGTTACAACTAATAATTCCTTATGGCTTAGGATAGGTTCTTTAGGCAAGTCATCTCCGGGACATCTTGTTGATGTGATAGACGAGGAAGGTAATTCTCTTCCACCTCATAAAGTAGGAGAAATTGCTGTAAGGATAGGTGATCCCTCATTATTTCTGGGATATTGGGAAAATGAGGAAGCTACCAGAAAGAAATTTAGAGGAATCTGGTTTTTAATAGGAGACTTAGGATATAAGGATGAGAATGGATATTTATGGTTCAAGGGAAGGGCAGATGACGTAATAAAAGTATCTGGATATAGGATAGGTCCAGAGGAGATAGAAAGTGTAATTTTGCAACATCCTGCAGTAAAAGAGGTAGCAGTAATAGGAAAACCTGATCCTGTCAGAGGACACATAATAAAAGCCTTTATCGTCTTAAAGGAGAACGTTGATGAGAAAAATATAGATAAAGATATACAAGAATTTGTTAAGAGAAGGCTAGCGTCTTATGCATACCCCAGAGAGATAGAGTTCGTAAAGGAATTACCTAGGACTGAGACTGGTAAGATTAAGAGACATGTATTAAGGGAGAGGGAAAGCAAAAGATAA
- a CDS encoding MFS transporter, which translates to MANNDKKLSEAIKVAISANLGWGFELFDLVVYLYVATTIAPLFFPSTSRIASLLEFLLTIVIGYFARPLGGIFFGHYGDKLGRKRMWFISLLGMGIATILIGFLPTYYQIGVLATVLLIILRILQGFFLAGEWGGGMTLVTEVAPSNYRGALGGLQQGGAALGLIFAVIANELALAIAPGNEFSVIGWRIMFWFGIVPLVIALAVRWKIGESLEWLIKAKPSPEKIPIITIFKRYWKLVIIATIVLFSSGSIYYGIIAYMPTFLSLYTKLSPYQIDNVVLATNLIWLFISPLTGLISDILKYRKLLIALTGFVAGVLIYPIILLLYTGSYILSIFSGLLLGFIFAFQYSIFPSWLSENISTKVRYSYIAFSINLGVALSSFAPYIVTALSIVFKNPVIGTTAFDAIAAILGGIIVLFSPKDRVGLTLE; encoded by the coding sequence ATGGCAAATAATGATAAAAAATTATCAGAAGCGATAAAGGTAGCAATTTCAGCTAATTTAGGTTGGGGTTTTGAATTATTTGATTTAGTAGTTTATTTATATGTTGCTACAACTATTGCCCCACTTTTCTTTCCATCAACCAGTAGAATCGCTAGCTTACTTGAGTTCTTATTAACAATAGTTATAGGATATTTTGCAAGACCTTTAGGAGGGATATTTTTTGGACATTATGGAGATAAGCTCGGTAGAAAAAGAATGTGGTTTATATCACTACTAGGAATGGGTATTGCAACTATTTTAATAGGATTTTTACCTACTTATTACCAGATTGGGGTACTAGCTACTGTACTCTTAATCATTTTAAGAATATTACAAGGGTTCTTTTTAGCAGGAGAATGGGGAGGAGGAATGACGTTAGTAACAGAGGTAGCTCCATCAAACTATAGAGGAGCATTAGGCGGATTACAACAAGGTGGAGCAGCTCTAGGGTTAATATTTGCCGTTATCGCAAACGAATTAGCTCTAGCAATTGCTCCAGGTAATGAATTCTCGGTAATAGGATGGCGTATAATGTTTTGGTTTGGCATAGTCCCTTTAGTAATCGCCTTAGCGGTGAGATGGAAAATAGGAGAGAGTTTAGAATGGCTAATAAAAGCTAAACCGAGTCCGGAGAAGATTCCAATTATAACTATTTTTAAAAGATATTGGAAATTGGTTATAATAGCTACTATAGTATTGTTTTCGAGTGGGTCTATTTACTATGGAATTATAGCTTACATGCCAACATTTCTAAGCTTATATACTAAATTGTCACCTTATCAAATAGATAACGTAGTACTAGCTACAAACTTAATATGGCTATTCATTTCGCCTCTCACTGGATTAATTAGTGATATCTTGAAGTATAGAAAGCTTTTAATAGCATTAACTGGCTTCGTAGCAGGAGTGCTTATCTATCCCATTATTTTGCTATTATATACTGGATCATACATACTCTCAATATTTTCCGGTCTTCTACTAGGCTTCATATTCGCCTTTCAATATTCTATATTTCCTTCATGGCTTTCTGAAAACATATCTACTAAGGTTAGATATAGTTATATAGCTTTTTCTATAAATCTTGGAGTTGCCCTATCTTCATTTGCTCCTTATATAGTGACTGCTTTATCAATAGTTTTTAAAAACCCGGTTATAGGTACTACAGCCTTTGACGCAATAGCTGCAATATTGGGTGGGATAATAGTTCTGTTCTCACCTAAAGATAGAGTTGGGCTTACGCTAGAGTAA
- a CDS encoding FAD binding domain-containing protein — MFALGFPKKFKYERPLNLSEALKILKDSNTKALAGGQSLIPMLKLRVINVEKLVDINELKELKGIEEREGAIKIGSLTTHNEIATSKIIREKFEALAKSAWTIADLQVRNRGTIGGSIAHTDPSGNYFPILLTLDANVVIVEENGGKRKIKLEDFVKGPYTNDLREGELIESVEIPLRSNIISNFNLIKRGGASYPTALVAVTFEVDKEEIISSRISIGGVFEKPVLFKENPLLGVKLSELKKMDLYALADSLLRDVNLNVISDSHGSKEYRIRLARNLLVSTILGYNNIKLPKKEIINDWHTGVSLDVREVYAIKLRVNGEEIEGYTEARKLLLDFLRDKGFVEVKRGCDEGKCGACTVLIDGKSVKSCNMLAIQAINKDIRTIKGLGNNSYELNYLQKAFLENYAMQCGYCTHGFMMVTHDYLNNVDPDADKDVMYYAIKNICRCTGYINIINAIKTSAELLKGK, encoded by the coding sequence ATGTTCGCTCTAGGTTTTCCTAAAAAGTTCAAGTATGAGAGACCTTTGAATCTGTCAGAGGCACTCAAAATTCTAAAGGACTCTAACACTAAGGCATTAGCAGGAGGCCAAAGTTTAATCCCAATGCTTAAGTTGAGGGTCATTAACGTCGAGAAGCTAGTGGATATTAACGAGTTAAAGGAGCTAAAAGGAATAGAAGAGAGGGAAGGAGCGATAAAGATAGGTTCTTTAACTACTCACAACGAAATAGCTACTAGCAAGATTATCAGAGAAAAATTTGAAGCTTTAGCTAAATCAGCTTGGACCATAGCAGATTTACAAGTCAGAAATAGAGGGACTATAGGGGGATCGATAGCCCACACTGATCCATCTGGTAATTACTTCCCAATCTTATTAACATTAGACGCTAACGTAGTGATCGTAGAAGAAAATGGAGGTAAGAGAAAGATCAAATTAGAGGACTTCGTTAAAGGTCCTTATACTAATGATTTAAGGGAAGGAGAGTTAATTGAAAGCGTTGAAATACCTTTAAGATCAAACATAATAAGCAACTTTAATCTTATCAAGAGAGGAGGAGCATCATATCCGACAGCCTTAGTTGCAGTAACGTTTGAAGTGGATAAAGAGGAGATTATCTCTTCTAGAATTTCTATAGGTGGAGTGTTTGAGAAGCCAGTACTATTTAAGGAAAATCCATTATTAGGAGTCAAATTAAGCGAATTAAAGAAAATGGACTTGTATGCCTTAGCTGACAGTTTACTTAGAGATGTGAACCTTAATGTGATCTCTGATTCACATGGCAGTAAAGAATATAGGATTAGATTAGCTAGGAATTTATTAGTCTCCACTATCTTAGGATATAATAACATAAAATTACCAAAAAAAGAGATTATAAATGATTGGCATACCGGCGTAAGTTTGGACGTTAGGGAAGTATATGCCATAAAATTAAGGGTAAATGGAGAAGAGATTGAGGGATACACTGAGGCGAGAAAACTTCTCTTAGATTTCTTAAGGGATAAAGGATTTGTGGAGGTTAAAAGGGGATGTGATGAAGGTAAATGCGGAGCCTGCACCGTATTAATAGATGGTAAGTCGGTTAAGTCTTGTAATATGCTTGCTATTCAAGCAATAAATAAGGATATAAGGACTATTAAAGGATTAGGCAATAACAGTTATGAATTAAACTACTTACAAAAAGCTTTCCTCGAGAATTATGCAATGCAGTGTGGGTATTGTACTCACGGGTTTATGATGGTTACACATGATTACTTAAATAATGTGGATCCAGATGCAGATAAAGACGTAATGTATTATGCGATAAAGAATATTTGTAGATGTACGGGATATATAAACATTATCAATGCTATAAAGACTTCAGCAGAACTCTTGAAAGGAAAATGA
- a CDS encoding DMT family transporter, which yields MKEKVILFLGGVAFGTAAIFVKLTSLSPPYITFFRFILAGLILLPIRKKVKNNTNTSIKLLIIPSLFLALHMLFFVSSVFLTTIAASTILVSTSPIFAMLLRKRFDVFIITAIIGIIIMNYTTSFGSLLGNMLALLSAICFALYTYFLSKVEYSFLSTAPFIYILSSSFMIPIIPFFSIGEVNLVSILAILGLVLIPTLIGHGSVIYTANKLPISLVTSAELIEPVVATILAYLIFNQVPSFQQIIGGALTLVSIYFAFTKA from the coding sequence ATGAAAGAAAAAGTTATTTTATTCTTAGGAGGAGTAGCGTTTGGAACTGCAGCTATATTTGTGAAGTTAACTAGTCTATCTCCTCCTTACATTACCTTTTTTAGATTCATTTTAGCTGGTCTAATATTACTACCTATAAGAAAAAAGGTGAAAAACAATACTAACACGTCAATAAAACTTCTCATTATCCCATCACTATTTTTAGCTCTCCACATGCTGTTTTTCGTGTCTAGTGTATTTCTGACTACAATAGCTGCTTCTACGATACTGGTCTCTACTAGTCCTATCTTCGCAATGTTGCTTAGGAAAAGGTTTGACGTGTTTATTATCACAGCTATTATTGGTATTATTATAATGAATTACACAACGTCTTTTGGAAGTTTATTAGGGAATATGCTAGCACTGCTCTCAGCGATTTGTTTCGCTCTCTATACGTACTTCCTCTCAAAAGTAGAGTACAGTTTCCTTTCAACTGCACCTTTCATTTATATCTTAAGTTCCTCATTCATGATTCCCATAATTCCATTCTTCAGTATAGGTGAAGTAAATTTAGTTTCCATATTAGCAATTCTAGGGCTAGTCCTCATTCCTACCCTTATAGGTCATGGTTCAGTTATCTATACTGCTAACAAACTACCTATAAGCTTGGTTACCTCAGCTGAGTTAATAGAACCAGTAGTAGCTACGATTTTAGCTTACTTAATCTTCAATCAAGTACCGTCGTTTCAACAAATCATAGGCGGTGCATTGACATTAGTTTCAATATATTTTGCTTTTACGAAGGCATAA
- a CDS encoding CaiB/BaiF CoA-transferase family protein codes for MMRVIELGHVIAAPFAGLILANLGFEVIKVEPLNGDPSRRDDVLKDSMFLFNNRGKKSVALNLKSEKGREIFLKLIKSSNVLIENYSEDTMEKLGLTKEVLMRENPSLVYCSIKGFPKGKYERKPAFGTIIEAMSGIMKANGNARLPASITDMGTSYSCVITVLWALLMNKPGYYRIDILQNEVTWLGYYIIAYQTLGKLFYGGRDELPFWAPYELFKTKDEKLIYIAINNNEKWSSLCKVLGLENLINDSRFESNEKRVNNRKVLHELIQDKIKGYTLDELLDDLSRFDIPASPLLDIPDLINENLVEWEEVDGLKIPKLPLPGSLKSKAPKLGEHTISILKELGYNENDIKEMIKDRVILV; via the coding sequence ATCATGAGAGTAATTGAGCTAGGACACGTAATTGCGGCGCCTTTTGCTGGATTAATCCTTGCAAATCTAGGATTTGAGGTGATAAAGGTAGAACCTCTTAATGGAGACCCAAGTAGACGAGATGATGTATTGAAAGATTCGATGTTCCTCTTTAACAATAGAGGGAAAAAATCAGTTGCTTTAAATTTAAAAAGTGAAAAGGGAAGGGAGATTTTTCTTAAGCTAATTAAAAGTTCAAACGTACTCATAGAGAACTACTCAGAGGATACTATGGAGAAATTAGGCTTAACAAAGGAGGTATTAATGAGAGAAAATCCATCATTAGTATACTGCTCAATTAAAGGATTTCCTAAAGGTAAATACGAGAGAAAACCTGCTTTTGGAACGATAATAGAAGCTATGAGTGGAATTATGAAAGCTAATGGTAACGCTAGATTACCAGCTTCTATTACTGATATGGGTACGTCATATTCTTGTGTAATAACTGTGTTGTGGGCTTTGCTAATGAACAAGCCCGGTTATTATAGAATTGATATACTTCAAAATGAAGTAACGTGGTTAGGCTATTATATTATAGCTTATCAAACTTTGGGAAAGCTCTTTTATGGAGGTAGGGATGAGCTACCGTTCTGGGCTCCATATGAGTTGTTTAAAACTAAGGACGAAAAGCTGATATACATTGCTATAAACAACAATGAAAAGTGGTCATCTTTATGTAAAGTGCTCGGCTTAGAGAATCTAATAAACGATTCTAGATTCGAGAGTAATGAGAAGAGAGTAAATAATAGGAAGGTATTACATGAGTTAATACAAGATAAGATTAAGGGTTATACGTTAGACGAGTTATTAGATGACTTGTCACGTTTTGATATACCTGCGTCACCATTGTTGGATATTCCAGATCTAATTAACGAAAATCTAGTGGAATGGGAAGAAGTAGATGGTTTAAAAATACCCAAACTTCCCTTACCTGGAAGTTTGAAATCAAAAGCTCCAAAGTTGGGAGAACATACTATTTCTATTCTAAAAGAGCTAGGATATAACGAAAATGATATAAAGGAAATGATTAAAGATAGAGTGATATTAGTTTAA